CTTTCCTTCATGGTCTCTTCCCAATAAATGTAGCACTATTTGAGGTTAGGATTCTtgctcagagagagagagaggaaaacatAACCAAGTTAAGAATTTTATAAAGATTTAAATTCTGTTCAGATAAATTATTGAGAacgaagaaaaataaaggaagaaTGTAGAAAATAAAaggtgaaaaaaaaataatttttttttaaaataattaaaaaaaaggataaattctcctttcttttttatttttcttattttcaaataaaaaaatatctttttaaatttatgtttcttttattattttgtttttttcaccaatccaaacaaatgattacgaGAGACAGTGAAGATCTTTAGgtgaaagaggagagagaaaggaGCTCAGGTTTCAAAATTAAAATGGGCAGAGACTAGCGGCCAGTGTTCAGCCTTCAAAACGAAAGGGTCAGAGATGATGTGACCCTAATAAACCTTCAAAACTCACAGCATTTGTAATTTTGGTTGgatttgattgatttttttttttatcaaaatttcaattaaacatattaaattaattaatttataaaattaaaaacaaaCTCAACTGAATTTCTTAATTAATCAAGTAGAATTTTACTTCAATTTAATTCtaacaattattttaatttaaattaaattttgtttacttccacataaatatatattaaattagatttgacTAGAATTAATTCAAATGGATCAGTTCAAATTAAAATcagattaatttaaatataaaattaaattaaaattgattaaaattaaattaattaaaattaatagtaaATCAAACTAGAAtcgaattaaaattaattaattttaagctaaacttttttcattttttaaaaaacaaaaattaaaaaattcctaattaaatttaataaaactttaagctaaattaaaattaaaattaattaaaattaaaattaaaatgggcCTTGACAACCCTATGTTAAATGAATTACTAGATaaataggtaaaaaaaaaaattacacgtCAGCAACGTAGAGCGCCAACCATTGCAGATAAGCAAAGCGCCTCAAGAGGACACGTGTCATCCACACATATTTTTCTCCTGAATTTCTCCGAGATTTTTAGTCTTAACCTCAGACTCGTAGCTGAAGTATtggtggcaaaggaaggaagaaacgATTATCAAACCGAATTTTCTTTCCCTACCTAACCGTTGAATAGGAGGCTGTCTTCTTAAGAGAGagaaacagagagagagagagagaaagagaggatgACAACAGCTTCATTGTGTTCGTCAACTCAGATCAATGTTTTTCGAGGGGGTCTTAGACTCCAAAAGACCCATCTCTATCAACCCAGTTCGGTCACCCTTACAAGGTATtgttttttcaatttcttttccaATGAACTTTATTGGGTTTGTGGatttattcttgtttggatgattaaaaGGAGTACTAACGTGTTGGGACAAAATTCATTTCAGAAGTGCTATTATTTCCTTGGACAATTTCTTTGAATCGTGTGAAGTTActgttaataatttttaaaaatgttttggTTCTCTGTGTTCTATGGATGTAATTGAGGTAGCCGAGATGGATTTGTGCCTTGATAAGTCAATAATGAGCATAGTTTGAATGTAAATGTTTTGACGAATAACTGGGTTTTGAATTGAAATATGTTGCTAGGTTGAGCTTCACACCCTGCGTGTTTGTGATTATGCCTAGCTGAACATCAGATTAGAAACTTGATCACTGTTTACGATATAAGCCAGGTAGAATTTATAGGTACCCAATGAATGTTTTTGAGATTTAGttataaatcattcattaaatACATTTTAGGCATGTGATACTCCTTTTAATTGCACTTTAATCTACTTTTGATGTGTCCTTAGGGGAAGCAGAAGGATATCTATTGTACAGAATGGAAGCTCACTTAACATTCTGTACTGAAGTTTAAAACTCGACGGATCATTGAACTTTTATTTGTAGTTGAAGGCATTAGGCCTGAGGCTCTGATTGTCGAAGACTGCGTCAGCAATCAGCCTCTATAGGTTTGAAGATGGATCAATTCTCTGTTTGATACTACTTGATAAGATCCATTATTACATTTACAAGCTActagcacattttgattttttaccaacttcttCCATTTTCCCAACTTATATATCACCATATACTAGCACATATTTACATAATGTTGTCCAAGACCTATATTAGAATGCCCTGACAACTTTTATTCCATAATATGAGCAATTAGTGTTGGCTGAAGTGTTTTCTTCTGGTTGATGATGACAGAAACCTTGTATGTGTTtgggctatatatatatatatataaattttttttttttccatcggTAAGTTTCTGACCTATGCTCCAAAAAATCTTATTGTACCTGCCATTTCCTAGGAAAGTACATGTAAATGTTTAATTCATGTTTTTCCAAGCACATGCTTGCACATGAGAGAGTTGGAACTTTTTCCCACATTGTAATCTTCATCAAATTTGATTTAAATAGTTCTAGGTATTATGCAGTTTGTTCCTGACATCTTATGCTACACTTTTTGGTGTGTAATACAGGAGAAAAATTCATACTGTAGTGAAGGCAACAGCTCGGGTTGATAAGTTCTCGAAAAGTGATGTCATTGTTTCTCCATCCATTCTCTCTGCTAATTTTTCAAAGCTAGGAGAGCAGGTTATGCTTTTCTTTTCACTACTTTTGCAATATTTTTAGTGTTGTAAATGTTATGTTTTATGGCTTTATAACCAAACAGGTGCTAATATGTTTGAACGCCTATTATAGGATATATATGATCTGTATTATTGCATTTGTGTTGTTGTAATTTATGTTTCTTTGCAGTTCTTTACTCTGTGGCTGTTCTCTATGATCTCCAACTCTCCATGTTATgtttagacttatttatttatttgttaagttttctttcattttttctaGGTAAAAGCAGTAGAGTTGGGAGGTTGTGATTGGATCCATGTTGATGTAATGGATGGTCGTTTTGTTCCGAACATCACCATTGGGCCTCTTGTGGTTGATGCTTTGCGGCCAGTGACAGATCTTCCTTTGGATGTGCATTTGGTTGGTACTTTCCATTTGCATATTACTTTTTTGAGCTGCAACAAGTTAATTTCAACCACATTTCTAACATGAGATTAAGCACTGCAGATGATTGTGGAACCTGAACAAAGAGTGCCAGATTTTATCAAGGCTGGAGCTGACGTAGTCAGTGTTCACTGTGAACAATCCTCCACCATCCATTTGCATCGCACAATAGATCAGGTAAGATTGTCATCTAATCCTCTTGTTGCATATCTACGATTAAGCTATAAGAATTTTGTGTCATACATTAATCCCGACCATGCTACATTTATTGGAAATTGCTTCTATGTATTGTTTAATATTTTATTCTTGTGGCACAAATAATGAACTTGTTAACTTCTTTATGCACCTCTCTTAATGTGTTGCTAAACATGCTTACGTGATTTCATATTTGCAAATTGCTTTCCTTATTTTAATGCTATACCCTTTTACATTCTCTTACAAATTAGATAAAAAGTCTTGGAGCTAAAGCTGGAGTTGTCTTGAACCCTGCTACCCCACTGACTGCCATAGACTATGTCCTTGATGGCAAGTTTCTATTTCCCTTTTCCCGTAAATTTACTTTTATTCTTTTTTCTGTTTGCTACCTTTCATAATTTTCTAAATGATGACTGATGATTGTCAAGACTCCTCCCCCCTATGTAGTATGGTCTGCTTGCTGAACTGGAGGTTAGTTATGGATGCATGTCTAGTTTTCCTGTGGTTGAGCAAAAACAAAATTATGAAaacaacaaaattaaaaaaataagtctTACACAGTAACCTCAAGGTGCCCAAATGAGCTATGGCATGAATGTTCAACAGTTAGGATAGGAGGACAAGTACATACAATTAACAGTCATATAATTAACAGTATTTGGAGAAGTATGGTATAGTTCTTATTGTTAAAGAGgcagatctctctctctctctctctctctctctctccccccatGCATGTGCGAGTGTCTTGGATCAGTAATGTGGTTGTTGTTTTTTGAGGCCCAGACTTCCTTAGTGAATGGGTATCTGCCACCTTGGTATGCACCGAGTGCCACTTTAGTTCATATTACTAGACCGAGAAAGGGCAAGGgtgatttattttaaatatgtgGTCTTACATGGGTTAGTCGAGGGTTAGATGATGGTTGAAAATTAGAAGATGGTTGAAATTCTTAAAAAATATAGGCTAACAAGGGATTAAATTTTACCTACTTCTTATTTCATAATTCGACTTTGCCTAAATTCCATTCAAGTTGGGTTTGGCTATATaaattcttttcctttattttgcTTGGTTAGGGCTATTTTTTATTTCACTGTTTTTCATCAACAGAACCTATTTCTTACtagaaaatataaattcattCAAATACAACCCTGAAGTCAGTACAATACCTCATGTTTATTACTCATTTGATCAggtgaaataaattttgacaaaataaattttttggGTCTTGTTGACAGTGGTTGATCTAGTCTTGATTATGTCTGTGAACCCTGGCTTTGGTGGGCAAGGCTTTATTGAGAGTCAAGTAAAGAAAATCTCAGATTTGAGAAGAATATGTGCAGAGAAGGTATGATCATTTGTCTGTATTCATGTATGTGTCATCTTTAGTTAGAAGATGTTTTTGTTTAGCATTTGATGTTTCTGTGTCCTATTCTCTGCTTGCATGATTGAAAAATAGTGCGTTTTGCTTGCATGCACAGGGAGTAAATCCATGGATTGAAGTAGATGGCGGAGTTGGTCCCAAGAATGCATATAAGGTGCTTATTGTGTTTCCTTTCTTTACTTTTTCAGAAGATGTTTGCTGACCAATGTTCCTGTTTGACACATGCTTATATTATTTTACTGTTGACATCACTTGACTCAATTTTCAAAAAAGCTCCAAAGAAATCCATGCAAACCTTTcaacatttaaaatttttttaaagtcTGTTTTCCCCTTGCACTGAAAGGCACAAATAAAAGTACATGATGAGTTATGAGAACTCCACATGATGTGGTTAATAAAATCTAATTGATTTCTTTCTTGGTAGGTTATTGAGGCTGGAGCTAATGCTATAGTTGCGGGATCGGCTGTATTTGGAGCTAAAGATTATGCTGAAGGTACGCGCACAGACAATTTTTATTTATGTATTATGTCCATTAGCTAACGTAATTTAACCAATATCTGTCATAATTGAATTGTTCTACAGCTATAAGAGGAATCAAAACCAGCAAAAGGCCAGTAGCTGTACCAGCGTGATCTATCACCAGAGAATGTCATTTGATTGACCTGTATTTTTCATTCTTATGTATGTCACTTTGTCACTTGGCCAGAGTTTCTCAATTTGAATTTTGGTATATCCCTAAGTTTGGGCATCTTAAATTTCTTCAATGAATTTGCATGATGCACATTGATAAATAGGAACATGAATaaacaaaaatttcttcaaatattATCCTAGGTGTTTCATGTAAAATATAGTTTCGCTTATGTACTTCTATAGTTTTGATATTAAACTGGGCTGGCGATTTTCATTTTTGTAGGTTATTCACACGGTAGATAAGCAGCTTATTGCTAGCTTCATGTTGTTGTCAGATGTGCCATCACTTCTTTGATTGATTTCTCTGAGGTTACAGATGAGCTAATAAGGAATCAAGTCTGTGGCAAGAGTGCCGCTGGGTATATGTTGTGTACCATATATCCTTTATAGGGATTCAATAATTCGAGCTCATGTGAAGCTCTTTGTAACGATCAATAGTTCCATTAATATTCAATCAGgacctttcttttttcttttcctcatctccataaataaataaattgatgaTAACTGATGCAGTCAGAAACTTATTAAGCATCTTTGTAAGCATTCAACCAGCATATTCATCTATCCACCGCTTTGTGGCATGGAACATTTTGTAGAAAGCAAAAACTTCCGCCCGGAGGATCGAAACTTTTGCAGCGTGTGTTGAGAAGTTTATGCCAAGTTTCTTGCGTTCATGGCCACATTGAGCAGGATCCAAGACGTCGAATGATTTAAGCCCTGTTTGGCGAGAAATGCATAAACTCACTGCTGAGATGCCCTACAggatgaattcatgaagataggGAGTGGTTTCTTGCCTGCTGTAAACAATAGTAAATACCGGAAATTTTTTTCCTTCAGCTCGAAGGGGCATGATGATAATGTATAGTGCAGTTAGATGTCTAAGCTTAAATATGAGTTAGAAAAGGTCTACTTTGGGAAGAAATTATGAGCGAAAATTTGTAGTTCTTGAGTAGGAGAAGGGACTTGATCCTTTCATGACAAAACTTTAATTTGACGAAAATGATGTAGGACTTTAGGCAAGCAATGATCCCACAATCAGCTTCTGcaatctcttctctctctctcaagtgCGCGCAATCCCTTATTAAGGGTAGCAATTTATCCAAATACGCCACATGAAAATggatgtttaaaaattaaaactaaatttatTCATATTTGTGGTGAAATTGTGTCAACCCGCTAATGTCACAAGCCGACCTTCAATCTACCAACCTATTTTGACCCACTAATctgcaaataaataaaatttacaaaatgaTAAATTAACACATATAAGTCTTAAAgatttattactttattatagttaatttatgttttttatttagaatttattttaacaagttaaaatttatatcattttataattatttattttattttttaattaaaatattaattagcaGAACCCTCTTATGTCAGTGATGGTATCATAATCAAAAGGCAAGGATTCTACTATAGATAGAAACACACCCATCCACAGAGCATCAAGAAAAGTACAGATTGCACGCCACCATTGCCCACCCCCAATTCACATGCCTATTTTCTTGATGCATTGAGTGGCAAATTGCATTAGTCTAGTTCAGATAAAATCAACATCAGTAGAGGAAGATAAAAACACAAAAAGCAGGTATACTGCAAATTATCCTCATTATCTTATAGAACACGCATAATAAAACTAACAATCTGTCATGTCTGCAAACATATGATCATTATTGCTTCAAAAACACGCTGCTAAAACAACATAATTACATAATGCATTGAATAGTTTAATCACAAACACTATGTTACACAgcaaatatatacatgtataacgGTTTTATCTCAATGGTCCTCTACACATCCTGCCTGCACATGGGGCATGATCCATGTCTTAGGAGCCACCTGTCCACACAGGCCAAATGGAATGTATGGTGGCAACGGGGTAAACTCCTTGCCATTTCCCCTTTTCCGATATCCtaccaaaagaaacaaaaaaaattgtTATTATCATCGTTAGGACCATCAAGCTTGCaactcttaaaaaaaaaaatccaaacaaCAACAACTATAAGGTCCATATTTGCCCCATCTAAAACCcaaaaggaagaaaagagaggTGAGGGGAGAAAACCTGCAAGCATATTGTACAGCAGATGGTCTGTTTTGCCTTGATTTCATCCAAGGTATGACATGGCAATTTCTTCAGTGAATCTCCTGACAATCCTCTGGATTCAACTTCACCACCATCACCATGAATCTCATCATCACTTATATTACCAATGCCTAGCTGCTCATCGAAAAACACATTATTGAACCAAATATCAAAATAAGCTTTAATTAGTTGTCATTCAGTTctagaaccaaaaaaaaaaataaagatatatTGTGCAGTCTTCCACCTATACACATACCAAAAGATTTTTTTTACAGAATGTGTCCTCAAGACAATACTAGATTGTCAGATAAATCACAAGATGAGAACTAAATCTTACCTCAATAGGAAACCATAGAAGGCAAGCACAAGTAACCTCAATTTACAGAATAACTTGTTCACTCAAAAGTTCACATTCAAAAGTTTGATATAGGTGAACAATGCACATGTAAGTTTAGTAGATCTTTAATTCCTCATTAGGGAAACTGACAGTCTGGGATGTCAAGCACATACATACATGAGATGAATCAGGTGGAATGACCAGCCTAATTGCCAAACATGAAATCCAAAAGTTGAAAATGTAAATGAAATTGTTGTTATGTATACTAGGGGACTATAATTTTTAGGAAAAAATATAAAAAGGTACCATAACTTTCTCAATTTAACAATTAAGGGCAGGTTGTTTGATTTTTGAGAAAATGGTACCCTAAGCTTTATTCCGTTAGTACTTCAACAAAAGCTTTAAAATAGGTAATTTTGTTAACTTGGCagtgcaaaataaataaaataaaaatattttattttcactAAGAAttgttaatttaatattatttaatttttcatattatttgttaatttaattttttttaatttttttaattttcatattatttGTGGGACTAttgactttttaaaaaaaaatataattttattggaACAGCAAAATTAACAACGTTAAAGCATTTTTTCTTAAAATGATAATGGAGTAAAGGTTAAGGTATCATTTTGTCAAAAATTGAACCACATGCTCCTAAGTGTTAATCAGAGACTCTAACTAATTTGGGATTAAAACTTAGTTGTTTTTTCTGTGATGTGTCAAAGCATGAAAATTCATAttacttttttataattttccccaatTTTTATCATCAAAGATTATATGAATGCACTATTTGCTCAGAGAAGCATAAAACATAAATATTTTCTGCAAGTGCAACTAGCTTAACCTAACACTAGAAGCATATATCATGTGAAAAATATATggtatttgaaagaaataaaaaacaaaaagagTACATCCAAAAGTCTAATTACAGAGAAGTATCTTGAATGCCTATGCATTTTTGGGAATTTCACAATTCaactatttgttcatatttttgagataaagaaaggGGGGAAAGGAGGGAGGCCTTCATTCCATATATATGAGATATTGATGAAAAGCcagtaaaattataaaaattctaataaacagaTGACATCAAGAAGGCAGAACAGGAGTTAATTTTGTCTGAGgagaaaaaaatctaattaatttgaTGAATTCCTCCTATCCAATCAAATTCCTGTGGTAGCATGAAATAAAAGGATTACCTGCTGCCAATAATAAGCATTTAGCATTACTggtgaaaattgttcatctacaAACCTCCCACGAAGAAGCTCTTCTACAAAATCTGCCTGGACCCAAAGCACGGacaattagtaaaaattttaaaaagactcGGCAAATTTCCCTGTTACAGCAGTATAATACAAACCATAGAAGAAGGGCCTCGTGAACCAGATTGTTCCAAACCCCAGTATGCGCGAGAAGCCTCCAAAACCTCAACAGAAAGCGCAGCACCGGCAATGGCCCCTATACCAGCCCCACGAAGGACACCACTATCAGAAGCCCGGCCAGCTAAAGCACCAGAAATAGCTCCGGTGAAAGCTCCAGCTACAACAAGAATACATAAATATTATATGCCTGCAAACTAATAATAAAGAGAACAGCTAAGGCATCCAACCCATAAAGGATATAGGCTAGTAAGCACcttttcaaatttatatattttttccaGCTATCCAAATACCCAAAAAACCTAAATATCTAACAAAACAATTCTATCGTTGAAGTTCAAAGCTTGGACTTGAGAATTAAAGACAGCGCTGCTATAATAAAAGGAGAAAATATACCCAGAGCAAAAACTCCCGTGAGAGCTCCAGAGATAGCGCCAGCGACCAATCTGGGAACGAAATCGAGAACCCGACTCCCTTCAAATTCCACTACTCTTTCCATTATAGGACCACTGCATATGTGGATCGATCCGACCGGGATTGAAATTTGATACAGGAGGAAAATACCAATAATTCACCTTAATGTTTAGGGCAAAAAGGTCGAGGACGTTTGGAGGTGGGATTACTTACTAGGATAAGGAGAAAATTGGAGGGCAAAGAGAGATTTTTGAGATTCTCTATTTGAAGTAAAAAGCCAAAAATAAGAAGTGAGAGCAGATTGGGAaggaaaaaaaagggaaaaaacgcaaagaaaagaaaagaaaaaaaaaagaggcaaAATTCATTTTAGCCCTTGAAATAAAGTCCAGTAATTAATTGAGTCCTTAAGTAAAGTTCGAGTCAATCCAACTCTTGATTAGACAGTCCTAAATAATTAtcgtaaaaaaattaaaattattgatatttattaaataaaatatttttttaatattaaataatataaaaatattttttacggTTTCTTTTCCCGTCAcccattaaaatattataaaaataagctATTAAATAATAGCTTAGGTATAATGAGAAATCTCCGAGAGATTAAAGTGCAGCCCAATTTGTTTCTTCAAAAATTACAAGTAATACAATCCTTATCTGCCTATTCTGCTTGCCCATTTGCTTGAATTGTCCAAAATTGAGGCTGTTACTTCCAGTTTTATTATGATTCTGCTTTACTTTGTTACTAAGCAAGTCCTTTGGCAGAAAGCTATTAAATACAACGTCGAAGGATGTGGAATCGAACCTTTTGCTTTTTTACCGTTACCACCAAGAACCTCATTTTTCTTTTGACCTTTTTAACCTGACACACATGCCACTCACTCATCTCAGCACCCCATCTGCAATGCCATGTGGAGCTCTTCTGTCTCACCTTCTTCCCACAAATAGCTCTTTCTTGCCCAAAGTCACCAGACTAGGTCCACATCCTGCCTGGCGGACGCTGTTGGTAAAGCGGGAAAGGCCACCCATTTTTTCTGTTTTCTATGGAAAACGAAAAGAACGGAAAAAACAAAAACTTTCCCAGGATAATTTCCGCCCTTcgtttaactaaaaaaaaaaaaaaaatcttgggaCCCATCTGAAGTGGGCATGACTTGGAAGATTGGATAATGTCATTTGATATTTTTCATGACTCTTGACAGTCTGGGAGATTTAGACATTTTTCTTTCATATCAGAAAaagcatatttcattaaatagTTAATGAAATACATAATTCAAGTCCAGTAAAGATTATTATACttagaatttaattaatttctgaAGCCTAAACATAATTTAAGACTCAACTCTTATTTGAAATCTTAAAACAAATCGGATATTCAAACCCGATAACACACACACACAACACCACAATGAAAGAGCTACTCTATCGCCACTGCACAAAAATCACTGGTTGTTATATACATCAACCTTGCTAGAAACCACACTAGAGAGGATTCCACTAAACTGAAGGAAAAGTAGTGAAGAAAACTCTACCTTCCTCAATTTACTCAGAGATCCCCAACAATTCAGCTAATAGGTCATAGGTAAATAAGAAATCAGACTCATAATGAAGCTAAAGGACAAGGATCATGGAATCTTCGGTGTACCGGACGAGGCTTGGCAGAGCTCTGACTATTCAATCTCATATAGCCCACGGGATCATCCACCAGTACTGCGTGAAAACGCATTAGATTTATACTTGAGATGCCAGCCGAATAGGGAGTATCCTATAATCCATAAACACAGCACCACCAGAATTAAGGAAAACAAACTGCGTCGTTGATATCTAATCTGAACAAAAGGACCAACATGTTTAGCAAACGAGCTCTGTTTTAGCCCAGCTAAGTCAAGCTTTTATTAAACTAAATCTATGCGTAGCTCGTAAATAGCTTCACTCACTTATAAAATAAGTTTTAAGTTTAGTATTATAAAATTCAAATCACATAATTTTGATTAGttttcatataaaaaataatttaattttcataaaaaataaatttaatttacaaatagttatatttaataaatatattttatatattaatggtatcataatattaataaatatattatttttaaattcataaataaaataataaatattataatataataaaataccaTAACTAATATAAATGTTTATCTAATAATCTATTTACGAGCCAGCTTACAAGCTTATAAATAAGCCATCTCGAGAGCCTTAAAAAGTCTAGTATTATGGAATTCAAACTCGACTTATTTATTAAATGAGTCCAAAAGTTAAGCTCGAGTTAGGCTCATTTTCTAAGCAAATCAAACCGAGTCTTGAGCAGCTTATAAATAGCTTGATTCGTTTACGATTCTATTTGTGAGAGAGATTGACAtaaattgagagagagagagagacagagagaaggGAAGAGATAAAGATAGTGTTTGGGAGAGAGACAGAGAAAATAGTGCGTGAAGAGAGAGATATAAAAAGAATGTGGATGAGAGAGGGGTTGCTTATTTAGGAGTATTTAAGTCATTTTATCATGTTACAATAAGTAAACTAGACATAATGTGTGACAGAGTTCATTGTTTATCAAATTAAAGTCTCgagagttttgtattataaattaattCTCTACCATTTTTCTGGTAATCCTTTTGCTCAAATCTATGCGGTCTGGGTTTTTGTTGCTTGAAAGGTTTAATAAAAAACATCAATAACTTGTTtaaccatgaaagcttgaatcagCCTATCCAATTTTCAAGGCCCCTCTAGTGACTATATTTTCTTAAAGGGATCTACTTCTGGATGGAATTTGTTGCACCCATAGATTGTGGGAATTTGAGTCTTGCTTCGATCTACTTGGTTTTCAATCTCTCTATATCCTATCCATGGTATTTTCTAGACGGAATTGCTACACCCATAAGCTTGTGGGAATTTGAGTCTTGCTTTGATCTACTTGGTTTTCAATCTCTCTCAATCCTATCCATGGTATTTTCTAGATGGAATTTGCTGCATCCATCAGCTTGTGGGAATTTGAGTCTTGCTTCGATCTACTTGGTTTTTAATCTCTGTTTACAACGCTTATATACTCttttattgaatgaatgaatTTATCATTTTGTTCAAAAAGAAATTATTCAGAATGATGGCATTATTGAATTTCCTTTTATATAGAATCACTTTCAGCAGATCATGCAATAAACTCTCTTTTTAAGCCTAAAACAGGATGCATACGACTAAAGAGATCAGTTCTCCCTTCAGCGTGGAGAATCTTAGGGTAATCGAGTGCTTTAATATTATAGAATATGTACAGGGTGAAATTGACAACATAAGGATTTGACCCAAAAAGTACTCTCATAGAATTTGAGGTTTAGCCAAGTACTAACATAGAAGGATCTGAGGCTTTGTAGACTCCAAATGTAGTAAATACAGTAAGTGCCATGGTTAAGCAAACCAAAAGCAGTGCTTTGAACACAAAATGATCCCCTTGATATCAGGATTTTGTTCCTCAATGAATCATCAGAAAAGATGCAGTGTCCCTCAGGTTCAAACCCTTCCGACATTCAACATCTAGGAATCTCCTTCGGATGTTGTTGCTTCCCTCGATAGATAAAAGTGATGTTTTTGCTTACCTTAATAGATAATATTGAGGC
Above is a genomic segment from Hevea brasiliensis isolate MT/VB/25A 57/8 chromosome 17, ASM3005281v1, whole genome shotgun sequence containing:
- the LOC110656990 gene encoding ribulose-5-phosphate-3-epimerase, chloroplastic — its product is MTTASLCSSTQINVFRGGLRLQKTHLYQPSSVTLTRRKIHTVVKATARVDKFSKSDVIVSPSILSANFSKLGEQVKAVELGGCDWIHVDVMDGRFVPNITIGPLVVDALRPVTDLPLDVHLMIVEPEQRVPDFIKAGADVVSVHCEQSSTIHLHRTIDQIKSLGAKAGVVLNPATPLTAIDYVLDVVDLVLIMSVNPGFGGQGFIESQVKKISDLRRICAEKGVNPWIEVDGGVGPKNAYKVIEAGANAIVAGSAVFGAKDYAEAIRGIKTSKRPVAVPA
- the LOC110656989 gene encoding NEP1-interacting protein-like 2 produces the protein MERVVEFEGSRVLDFVPRLVAGAISGALTGVFALAGAFTGAISGALAGRASDSGVLRGAGIGAIAGAALSVEVLEASRAYWGLEQSGSRGPSSMADFVEELLRGRFVDEQFSPVMLNAYYWQQLGIGNISDDEIHGDGGEVESRGLSGDSLKKLPCHTLDEIKAKQTICCTICLQDIGKGEMARSLPRCHHTFHLACVDRWLLRHGSCPMCRQDV